In a genomic window of Methanobacterium formicicum:
- the uvrA gene encoding excinuclease ABC subunit UvrA, whose translation MMNNKKDNILIKGAREHNLKNIDLEIPRDKFVVITGLSGSGKSSLAFDTIYAEGQRRYVESLSAYARQFLGQMKKPEVDYIEGLSPAISIDQKTTRMNPRSTVGTVTEIYDYLRLLFARIGTPHCHQCGQPISQQTAGQIVDGILQKEEGTKVQILAPLIRDRKGEHQKIFEDLRRKGFVRVRVDGEVHSLDHEFQLEKNFKHSIEVVVDRLVIRYDRDFETRLADSVETALELGEGLLIAVYGSGEDVTEKIYSEHFACTDCGINFEEMSPRMFSFNNPHGACPECNGLGSKMEIDADLVVPDPALSLNEGAILPWSKSKHRDNYYGQMLQAVADHYGFSMDTPFQDLPTKYQEIILYGSPDKVEFVFQRKNRLHRVNRYFEGVVRRMERIYMETKSNYMRSYMGHFMSDRKCPACNGTRLRPESRSVTVGGMTIPQVVEMPIKSSYDFFESLKLSKREQFIGQEVLKEIKERLKFLKDVGLDYITLARSSGSLSGGEAQRIRLATQIGSGLVGVLYILDEPSIGLHQRDNHRLIETLKKLRDIGNTLIVVEHDEDTILHADYVVDIGPGAGEHGGWITATGTPQEIMENPDSITGHYLSRQETIPLPSSRTPPNGNYLTVKGAREHNLKNIDVEFPLGVFTCITGVSGSGKSTLINDVLYKGLYGTLNHKHMNPGKHDDITGKEYVNKVIIIDQSPIGRTPRSNPATYTGVFTYIREIFAQTPTAKKRGYKPGRFSFNVKGGRCEACTGDGIIKIEMHFLADVYVPCEVCKGKRYNKETLDVRYKGKNISEVLDMTVEEALEFFENIPRIKKKLQTLDDVGLSYIKLGQPATTLSGGEAQRVKLAKELSRQSTGRTLYILDEPTTGLHFADIKKLLEVLERLRDGGNTVIVIEHNLDVIKTADHIIDLGPEGGDGGGTVVAQGTPEEIAASGSHTGKFLSDILNPDKNLVSERETLNPDVKSGEELSESGSKNRAK comes from the coding sequence CTGATGAATAATAAGAAAGATAATATTTTAATTAAAGGGGCCAGGGAACACAACCTTAAAAATATTGACCTGGAGATTCCCCGTGACAAATTCGTGGTGATCACCGGGTTAAGTGGTTCTGGGAAGTCCTCCCTGGCCTTTGACACCATCTATGCCGAAGGACAGAGGCGTTACGTGGAATCCCTCTCGGCCTATGCCCGGCAGTTTCTGGGCCAGATGAAAAAGCCAGAAGTGGATTACATTGAAGGACTGTCACCCGCCATATCTATTGACCAGAAAACAACACGAATGAACCCCCGTTCCACTGTGGGGACTGTGACTGAAATATACGATTACCTCCGGCTCCTGTTTGCCCGGATTGGGACTCCCCACTGTCACCAGTGTGGTCAACCCATTAGCCAGCAGACCGCCGGCCAGATTGTGGACGGTATTCTGCAAAAAGAAGAAGGAACCAAGGTACAGATTTTAGCACCATTAATCCGGGATAGGAAGGGTGAACACCAGAAAATATTTGAAGACCTTCGGCGTAAGGGATTTGTCCGGGTGCGGGTGGATGGGGAAGTCCACAGCCTGGACCATGAGTTCCAGCTGGAGAAAAACTTCAAGCACAGCATAGAAGTGGTGGTGGACCGGCTCGTTATCAGATACGATCGTGACTTTGAAACCCGTCTGGCAGATTCTGTGGAAACTGCCCTGGAACTGGGTGAAGGCCTCCTAATTGCAGTTTATGGTAGTGGTGAGGATGTAACCGAGAAGATCTACAGTGAACACTTTGCCTGCACAGACTGTGGAATCAACTTCGAGGAGATGAGCCCCCGGATGTTCTCCTTTAACAATCCCCACGGGGCCTGCCCCGAGTGTAATGGGTTGGGGAGTAAAATGGAGATTGATGCTGATCTGGTGGTTCCTGACCCGGCATTATCTTTAAATGAAGGAGCTATCCTGCCCTGGAGTAAATCCAAACACCGTGATAACTACTACGGACAGATGTTACAGGCAGTAGCTGACCACTACGGTTTCAGCATGGACACCCCCTTCCAGGATCTACCCACCAAATACCAGGAGATTATACTCTACGGTTCACCGGATAAAGTGGAATTTGTTTTCCAGCGAAAAAATCGCCTGCACCGTGTTAACCGCTATTTTGAAGGAGTAGTGCGGCGTATGGAACGTATTTACATGGAGACCAAATCCAACTACATGCGCAGTTATATGGGCCATTTCATGAGTGACCGTAAATGTCCGGCCTGTAACGGAACCCGGCTGCGGCCCGAAAGCCGTAGCGTAACTGTGGGTGGTATGACCATCCCCCAAGTAGTGGAGATGCCCATTAAAAGTTCCTATGATTTCTTTGAATCATTAAAATTATCCAAAAGGGAACAGTTTATTGGTCAGGAAGTTTTGAAAGAGATAAAAGAACGTTTGAAGTTTTTAAAGGATGTAGGTCTGGACTACATTACCCTGGCCCGATCTTCAGGAAGTTTATCTGGGGGTGAGGCCCAGAGGATACGCCTGGCCACCCAGATCGGTTCCGGGCTGGTGGGTGTGCTGTATATCTTGGATGAACCCAGTATTGGCCTGCACCAACGGGATAACCACCGCCTCATTGAAACCCTTAAGAAGTTGAGGGATATCGGTAACACCCTCATTGTGGTAGAACACGATGAAGACACCATATTACACGCTGATTATGTGGTGGACATTGGTCCCGGTGCCGGGGAACACGGTGGCTGGATTACCGCCACTGGAACTCCCCAGGAAATAATGGAAAACCCTGATTCTATAACCGGCCATTACTTATCACGTCAGGAAACCATACCCCTACCTTCATCACGTACCCCTCCTAATGGTAACTACCTAACAGTGAAGGGTGCCCGGGAACATAACCTAAAAAACATCGATGTGGAATTCCCCCTGGGGGTTTTCACCTGCATCACCGGTGTTTCTGGTTCCGGGAAAAGTACCCTCATCAACGACGTGCTCTACAAGGGATTATATGGAACTCTTAACCATAAACACATGAACCCTGGTAAACATGACGATATAACCGGTAAAGAATACGTGAATAAAGTCATTATCATTGATCAGTCCCCTATTGGACGTACACCCCGTTCCAATCCGGCCACCTACACTGGTGTGTTCACCTACATCCGGGAAATATTCGCCCAGACACCCACTGCCAAAAAACGTGGCTACAAACCAGGAAGGTTCAGTTTCAATGTTAAAGGTGGAAGGTGTGAAGCCTGTACCGGTGATGGTATAATAAAAATTGAAATGCACTTCTTGGCCGATGTTTACGTTCCCTGTGAGGTTTGTAAGGGTAAACGATATAACAAGGAAACTCTGGATGTGCGTTACAAGGGTAAAAACATTTCAGAAGTCCTGGACATGACTGTGGAAGAAGCTCTGGAGTTCTTTGAGAACATCCCCCGTATAAAGAAGAAACTGCAGACCCTGGATGATGTGGGTTTAAGTTACATCAAACTGGGACAGCCCGCCACCACTCTCTCGGGTGGAGAAGCCCAGAGGGTGAAACTGGCCAAGGAGTTGAGCAGACAGAGCACGGGGCGCACCCTGTACATTCTGGATGAACCCACCACTGGATTACACTTTGCAGATATTAAAAAGTTACTGGAAGTACTGGAAAGATTGCGTGACGGTGGAAACACGGTAATAGTTATTGAACACAACCTGGATGTTATCAAAACCGCAGATCACATCATTGATCTGGGACCCGAAGGTGGTGATGGTGGTGGAACAGTTGTTGCCCAGGGAACACCAGAAGAAATAGCCGCCAGTGGTTCCCACACTGGAAAATTCTTAAGTGACATCCTGAACCCGGATAAAAATTTGGTTAGTGAAAGGGAAACCTTGAATCCAGATGTTAAATCAGGAGAAGAATTAAGTGAGTCTGGCTCCAAAAACCGGGCCAAATAA